In the Elusimicrobiota bacterium genome, one interval contains:
- the rhlB_3 gene encoding ATP-dependent RNA helicase RhlB, translating into MILRVRQKEFVEKSVKALLERGNTLGVAPTGSGKTIMLSAVVGQMLNGHGGKAAVLAHRDEITAQNMDKFRKVNPHLNVSVVDAKTKSWDGDAVFAMVQTLSRENNLSLMPPLDLLVVDEAHHAEAATYRRIIDAAKTKNNRLKIYGVTATPNRGDGKSLRNIFNNCADQITLGEMIASGQLVRPRTFVIDLGVQEELRNVRRLASEFDMNEVAMIMDRKPITDAIVRHWRERAAERRTVVFCSTIAHAEHVLAAFVAAGVTSEMVTGETPDAVRESIFQRLDSGETQVLVNVAVATEGWDCPPVSCVVLLRPCSHKSTFVQMVGRGLRKIEPDRYPGLVKTDCVVLDFGTSALTHGSLEQDIDLDDHEKADKERSGVPPLKICPECEAEVPIRVRECPFCGHEFPVAKEKTLDDFEMTEIDLLARSSFQWCDVNGDGSILAATGFVAWSVVLEMNGLWHAVGGAEGQWPQVLYVGDRIACLASADDWMNSNETEEAAHKSRRWLQSPPTPKQLQYLPHEVLKGPITRYKASCLLNLRFNHQKIMRALNTFQRRNRSDSAIPVGVSS; encoded by the coding sequence ATGATTCTCCGCGTTCGCCAGAAGGAATTCGTCGAGAAGAGCGTCAAAGCGCTTCTTGAACGGGGCAACACGCTCGGCGTGGCTCCGACGGGTTCCGGAAAAACCATCATGCTCTCCGCCGTGGTCGGCCAAATGCTGAACGGCCACGGCGGAAAAGCGGCGGTTCTCGCGCATCGCGACGAAATCACCGCGCAGAACATGGACAAGTTCCGCAAGGTGAATCCGCATCTGAACGTCTCGGTCGTTGACGCGAAAACGAAGTCATGGGACGGTGACGCGGTCTTCGCGATGGTGCAGACGTTGTCGCGGGAAAATAATCTGTCCCTGATGCCTCCGCTGGATTTGCTGGTAGTTGACGAAGCGCACCACGCGGAAGCCGCAACCTACCGGCGCATCATCGACGCGGCCAAAACAAAAAACAACCGCCTGAAAATCTACGGCGTCACTGCCACGCCCAATCGCGGTGATGGAAAATCGCTTCGAAACATTTTCAACAACTGCGCCGACCAAATCACATTGGGTGAGATGATCGCGTCTGGCCAATTGGTTCGGCCCCGCACGTTTGTGATTGATCTCGGCGTTCAAGAGGAGTTGAGAAATGTGCGCCGGCTCGCTTCCGAGTTCGACATGAACGAGGTGGCGATGATCATGGACCGAAAACCCATCACCGACGCCATCGTGCGTCATTGGCGGGAAAGAGCGGCCGAGCGGAGAACGGTCGTGTTTTGCTCCACCATCGCTCACGCGGAGCATGTGCTGGCGGCGTTTGTAGCGGCGGGCGTTACATCCGAGATGGTGACGGGCGAAACGCCGGATGCCGTGCGCGAATCTATTTTTCAGCGATTGGATTCCGGCGAGACGCAAGTGTTGGTGAATGTGGCGGTGGCGACCGAAGGGTGGGATTGCCCGCCCGTATCCTGCGTCGTTCTTTTGCGCCCCTGTTCCCATAAATCAACCTTCGTTCAGATGGTTGGGCGCGGGTTAAGAAAAATCGAGCCGGACCGCTATCCAGGCCTCGTCAAAACCGATTGCGTTGTTTTGGATTTTGGGACGTCGGCGCTTACGCACGGCTCGCTGGAACAAGACATTGATTTGGATGACCATGAGAAGGCGGACAAAGAGCGTTCCGGCGTTCCGCCATTAAAAATTTGTCCCGAATGCGAGGCGGAGGTGCCAATTCGGGTGCGCGAGTGCCCGTTCTGCGGCCATGAATTCCCCGTCGCCAAAGAAAAGACGCTGGATGATTTTGAGATGACCGAGATCGATCTTTTGGCGCGGTCGTCCTTCCAATGGTGCGACGTGAACGGGGACGGATCGATCCTTGCCGCCACGGGATTTGTGGCGTGGAGCGTAGTTCTGGAGATGAACGGCCTATGGCACGCGGTGGGCGGCGCCGAAGGCCAATGGCCTCAAGTGTTGTATGTCGGCGACCGCATCGCGTGCCTCGCTTCCGCCGACGATTGGATGAACTCCAACGAAACAGAAGAAGCGGCGCACAAGTCCCGCCGGTGGCTTCAAAGCCCGCCCACGCCAAAACAGCTTCAATATTTACCGCACGAGGTGTTAAAGGGCCCCATCACGCGGTACAAAGCCTCCTGCCTTCTCAACCTGCGATTCAATCATCAGAAGATCATGCGGGCGTTGAATACATTTCAAAGACGCAACCGCTCCGATTCCGCCATTCCTGTCGGAGTTTCATCGTGA